The genomic window CCGCAATGGCGCGGCACTTGGATTCGGTACGGGAAGCGAGGGTAATGGCGGTGATCACGCCGGTTGCCTGAGCGCACTTGTGGGTAACTACGCCACCTACGCCGCCTGCCCCGATAATCAATACTTTGCTCATTTGACTTACTCTCCTCTGTTCAATAGTAAAACGTTGGGGGTGTCACAACCCAGAGCAGCTTTGCCGCGCTCTTTCCTACATTCTTCACAGCATGTTTGCGGTCCGAGGAGAAGTAGAAGCACTCTCCCTTGTCCACCGTGTACAGCTTGTCATCCAGCCGCAACTGCACCTTGCCGGAAATGACGAAGCCGAACTCCTCGCCCTCGTGGATGGGCTGTTCGTCCATTTCTCCGCCGGGATCAAGCGTCACCAGCACGGGGTCCATCTCGCGGTTCTGCGCCCCCGGCACCAGGAGCTCGACCTTGACGCTGTCCCCATCGTCCGTTGCCTGCACGCGTGCATCCTTACCGAACACTATGTCCTGATCCGGCTCCTCGCTGAAGAAC from Geomonas ferrireducens includes these protein-coding regions:
- a CDS encoding helix-turn-helix domain-containing protein, with translation MKIGERLKRLRMANSLTQEELASRADLTKGFISQLENDATSPSIATLKDIVDVFGISMQEFFSEEPDQDIVFGKDARVQATDDGDSVKVELLVPGAQNREMDPVLVTLDPGGEMDEQPIHEGEEFGFVISGKVQLRLDDKLYTVDKGECFYFSSDRKHAVKNVGKSAAKLLWVVTPPTFYY